A region of the Cupriavidus taiwanensis genome:
TGCATGTAGTCGTCCAGGCCGTGGCGCGAGCCCTCGCGCCCGTAGCCGGATTCCTTGACGCCGCCGAAGGGCGCCGCCTCGGCCGCGATCGCGCCTTCGTTGATGCCCACCATGCCGGTCTCCAGCGCCTGCGCCACGCGCCAGATGCGGCGGATGTCGCTGGAGTAGAAATAGGCGGCCAGGCCGAACGGGGTGTCGTTGGCGTCGCGGATCACCTCGGCTTCGTCGCGGAAACGGAAGATCGGTGCGACCGGGCCGAAGGTCTCTTCGCACGACAGTTCCATCGCCGGCGTGGCATCGACCAGCACCGTCGGCGCGTAGTAGTGCGGGCCGTCGGCGCTGCGCACGCGCTTGCCGCCGGTGACCACGCGCGCGCCCCTGGCGACCGCGTCCTCGACATGGCGCGCAATCTTGTCGACGGCGCGCGCATTGATCATCGGGCCGATCTGTGCGGCGTCCTCGGTGGCGGGGCCGACATGGAGCGCGCCGACGCGCTGTGCCAGGCGTTCGACGAAGGCGTCGTGCACGGCATCATGCACGTAGACGCGGTTCGGGCACACGCAGGTCTGCCCGCCGTTGCGGAACTTGGATGCCATCAGGCCATCGACCGCGGCATCGAGGTCGGCATCGTCGAAGACGATGAACGGCGCGTTGCCGCCCAGTTCCAGCGAGAGCTTCTTCAGCGTCGCCGCGGATTCTCGCGCCAGGTGCTTGCCGACCGGCGTGGAGCCGGTGAATGTGACCTTGCGCACGCGGCTGTCTGCCAGCCAGGCGTCGACCACGCCGGGCGTGTGCTCGCGCGAGGCCGTGACGATATTGATCACGCCCGCCGGCACGCCGGCCTGCTGTGCCAGCCATGCCAGCGCCAGCGCCGTCAGCGGCGTGTCTTCCGCGGGCTTGGCCACCACCGTGCAGCCGGCTGCCAGCGCGGGCGCGATCTTGCGGGCGATCATCGCCAGCGGGAAGTTCCATGGCGTTATGGCCGCCACCACGCCCACTGGCTCCTTCAGCACCAGCAGCTTGCGGCCCGGCACGGCCTCGGCGACGATGTCGCCGCAGATGCGCGTGGCTTCCTCGGCAAACCACTCCACGTACGAGGCGCCGTACTGCACCTCGCCGCGCGCCTCCTTCAGCGGCTTGCCCTGTTCGGTGGAGATGATGCGCGCCAGGTCTTCCTGGTGGTCAAGGATCAGCGCGTGCCAGCGCTTGAGCAATTGCGCGCGTTCGCGCGCGGGCCGGCGGCTCCATGCCTGGAACGCCGCCGCCGCGGCG
Encoded here:
- a CDS encoding NAD-dependent succinate-semialdehyde dehydrogenase yields the protein MLTLSEPTLLRSQNLIDGLWRDAGLGARLAVTDPATAEAFANVADSDAGDARLAADAAAAAFQAWSRRPARERAQLLKRWHALILDHQEDLARIISTEQGKPLKEARGEVQYGASYVEWFAEEATRICGDIVAEAVPGRKLLVLKEPVGVVAAITPWNFPLAMIARKIAPALAAGCTVVAKPAEDTPLTALALAWLAQQAGVPAGVINIVTASREHTPGVVDAWLADSRVRKVTFTGSTPVGKHLARESAATLKKLSLELGGNAPFIVFDDADLDAAVDGLMASKFRNGGQTCVCPNRVYVHDAVHDAFVERLAQRVGALHVGPATEDAAQIGPMINARAVDKIARHVEDAVARGARVVTGGKRVRSADGPHYYAPTVLVDATPAMELSCEETFGPVAPIFRFRDEAEVIRDANDTPFGLAAYFYSSDIRRIWRVAQALETGMVGINEGAIAAEAAPFGGVKESGYGREGSRHGLDDYMHTKYLCQGLLG